From one Malus sylvestris chromosome 1, drMalSylv7.2, whole genome shotgun sequence genomic stretch:
- the LOC126617998 gene encoding LOW QUALITY PROTEIN: uncharacterized protein LOC126617998 (The sequence of the model RefSeq protein was modified relative to this genomic sequence to represent the inferred CDS: inserted 1 base in 1 codon; deleted 1 base in 1 codon; substituted 1 base at 1 genomic stop codon): MFLFEGNFSNILHTGDCRLTPECLQSLPPKYLGEKGHKPRCQLDYVFLDCTFGKFTKKCPSKESAIQQVINCIWKHPNAVEVYLACDLLGQEEILTSVFRMFGSKIYVDKVINPECFDALAVIAPEIVSQDPSSRFQLLDGFPKLYERAKAKVAEAQVNLKPEPLIICPSAQWYACEGEFLGNESQRKLKFNEAVRDQFGVWHVCYSMHXSREELECSLQLLLSKWVVSTTPNCRGMELHYVKKHCCSSKISWDDPVWKLLDISVEPSSSTDYQSIKVVDSQVSEEPTQRRPYSQALLVKISASQKELFDFSPPRKRLSVTLFGKARFGFEESGIQQEEKKTMYIKDERRQDVDSRVGEKLSGQREETRVESGISEVQCEKQGEEELEAQKTNVIVIGSSQYFNERLRRLYRPVKVPVPQPLPSLVXLMNAHKRAKRIFEYSSFN, encoded by the exons ATGTTCTTGTTCGAAGGCAATTTCAGTAATATTCTCCACACTGGGGATTGCAGACTCACACCTGAGTGTCTGCAAAGTCTACCACCCAAGTACCTTGGGGAGAAAGGACACAAGCCCAGGTGTCAACTTGATTATGTATTTCTAGACTGCACATTTGGAAAATTCACT AAAAAATGCCCCAGCAAGGAGTCAGCAATTCAGCAG GTAATTAATTGTATATGGAAGCATCCTAATGCAGTCGAGGTGTATTTAGCTTGTGATCTGCTCGGTCAGGAAGAGATACTGACTAGTGTGTTCCGCATGTTTGGATCGAAGATATATGTTGATAAAGTGATCAATCCCGAGTGTTTTGATGCTCTGGCAGTCATAGCTCCTGAAATTGTCTCTCAAGATCCATCTTCACGCTTCCAGCTGCTTGATGGATTTCCAAAACTCTATGAGAGGGCAAAGGCAAAGGTTGCAGAGGCTCAAGTTAACTTAAAGCCTGAACCTCTCATTATCTGTCCTTCTGCACAGTGGTATGCTTGCGAAGGAGAATTCCTAGGTAATGAAAGTCAAAGGAAGTTGAAATTTAACGAAGCAGTAAGGGACCAATTTGGTGTTTGGCATGTCTGTTATTCAATGCACTAATCAAGGGAAGAATTAGAGTGCTCTCTGCAGCTTCTACTGTCTAAATGGGTTGTTTCAACGACCCCCAATTGCAGGGGTATGGAGCTGCATTATGTTAAGAAGCACTGTTGTAGCTCTAAAATATCTTGGGATGATCCTGTTTGGAAACTTCTAGACATTAGTGTGGAACCTTCTTCAAGTACAGATTATCAATCAATTAAAGTTGTGGACTCTCAAGTGTCTGAAGAGCCTACTCAACGTCGTCCATATTCTCAAGCGCTACTGGTAAAGATATCCGCTTCCCAGAAAGAGTTGTTTGATTTCTCTCCTCCAAGAAAAAGATTGTCTGTCACGTTATTTGGTAAAGCTAGGTTCGGTTTTGAAGAATCGGGTATTCAGCAGGAAGAGAAGAAAACTATGTACATAAAAGATGAACGAAGACAAGATGTTGACAGTAGAGTAGGAGAAAAGTTGTCGGGCCAGAGGGAAGAAACCAGGGTAGAGAGTGGTATTAGTGAAGTACAATGCGAAAAGCAGGGTGAGGAggagttagaagctcagaaaACCAATGTCATTGTCATTGGGTCATCACAGTACTTCAATGAAAGATTAAGAAGGTTATACAGGCCAGTGAAGGTGCCTGTGCCGCAGCCACTTCCTTCATTGG GACTTATGAATGCCCACAAGCGTGCTAAGAGGATATTTGAATACTCATCTTTCAATTAA
- the LOC126618008 gene encoding NAD(P)H-quinone oxidoreductase subunit O, chloroplastic isoform X2 — MAFSASSCTCTLSKNPFSCLSPFPRTLGRNPTRLLSIKAVKATETEANNNNTEKPSSSSNAQPSTAKPPPKKKPVYSMKKGQIVRVEKDKYLNSVNYLSVGHPPYYKGLDYIYEDRGEILDLRIFETGEYALVAWVGVPTAPAWLPTDMLIRSDKLDYERL, encoded by the exons ATGGCTTTCTCTGCGAGTAGTTGTACTTGTACCCTCTCTAAGAACCCTTTCTCATGCTTGTCTCCTTTCCCACGAACCCTGGGAAGAAACCCTACTCGTCTTTTGTCCATTAAAGCTGTAAAAGCTACAGAAACAGAagccaataataataataccgAGAAGCCGTCTTCGTCTTCCAATGCTCAACCTTCAACCGCCAAGCCGCCTCCCAAGAAGAAGCCTGTCTACTCCA TGAAGAAGGGTCAGATTGTGAGGGTGGAGAAAGACAAATATCTTAATAGTGTTAAT TATCTTTCGGTTGGACATCCACCGTATTACAAAGGATTGGACTATATTTATGAAGACCGCGGTGAG ATATTGGATTTGCGTATTTTTGAGACAGGAGAGTATGCACTT GTAGCATGGGTTGGGGTCCCAACTGCGCCAGCATGGCTTCCAACAGACATGCTTATCAGG TCAGACAAACTCGATTATGAGAGGCTGTGA
- the LOC126618008 gene encoding NAD(P)H-quinone oxidoreductase subunit O, chloroplastic isoform X1, translated as MAFSASSCTCTLSKNPFSCLSPFPRTLGRNPTRLLSIKAVKATETEANNNNTEKPSSSSNAQPSTAKPPPKKKPVYSMKKGQIVRVEKDKYLNSVNYLSVGHPPYYKGLDYIYEDRGEILDLRIFETGEYALVAWVGVPTAPAWLPTDMLIRVPACFFLAKLEIRLV; from the exons ATGGCTTTCTCTGCGAGTAGTTGTACTTGTACCCTCTCTAAGAACCCTTTCTCATGCTTGTCTCCTTTCCCACGAACCCTGGGAAGAAACCCTACTCGTCTTTTGTCCATTAAAGCTGTAAAAGCTACAGAAACAGAagccaataataataataccgAGAAGCCGTCTTCGTCTTCCAATGCTCAACCTTCAACCGCCAAGCCGCCTCCCAAGAAGAAGCCTGTCTACTCCA TGAAGAAGGGTCAGATTGTGAGGGTGGAGAAAGACAAATATCTTAATAGTGTTAAT TATCTTTCGGTTGGACATCCACCGTATTACAAAGGATTGGACTATATTTATGAAGACCGCGGTGAG ATATTGGATTTGCGTATTTTTGAGACAGGAGAGTATGCACTT GTAGCATGGGTTGGGGTCCCAACTGCGCCAGCATGGCTTCCAACAGACATGCTTATCAGGGTACCTGCGTGCTTCTTTCTTGCTAAGTTGGAAATTAGACTAGTTTAA